A single window of Toxoplasma gondii ME49 chromosome Ib, whole genome shotgun sequence DNA harbors:
- a CDS encoding membrane protein, putative (encoded by transcript TGME49_321340~Predicted trans-membrane domain (TMHMM2.0):3559-3582:3739-3759:3768-3791) → MTPEPPELPPKSGATTVVETSDSDEQTFRKSSSHDGTMNAFSPGRASWLSVSSGVAPRGSSDSADEEPVDCASSVRQHQQENEHDTSPLPAEPVALLPRDASVQSLSVPDVEAATSAAEKGLSGAGPTPPYTLYGSLAGDVLFQRDVGSPGEDDANSVYSYYSAPDASSCWRRLSLDDEAAVSDSDEAVCLLSRDSRHWFSTPRTLHQNGDCGAGSPRGMYTGPSAGVGRESLPRSPERPRRSPSSRSVRHATSWNVSLHTSAERGSSQSPDRFLSADPASFHSSFSPFLDSSVHGTMLRDLPEGTQMGSAKESPRRAGGEAVFAAGSEEKAEEGLGVSPLRYGRLWRDFKKSGESARLRPVPTRRLECIVEDHGTSSLPFLGEPGRLRQDAKRDQGNSPERGGRSGHLEGDFQDWPFVRLGSLGRSAASSSFHASRHWNLGDSGLRYLRRKTFHAGPRKRRSHSLSPSLTQRSLLSLPSSPAASAAVASPASERLATVPAEDSRSLSESPPPRGEYGLLRSPGNAFQLHLCRRTPPPLGKEESAGRRGFPTRTGLPEGIAFELPSSLAPASALAVAASCLSSASSGTPGSLHTETERLDERGTALTEREKGRNGTVEKQNGTSSPDAFSRVSAGTLDLQGVSDSGVSRPSGKEVAESLEGGASSHSEFYKAFLQRSASTSTSQTSCDSAFRSFRTSSGVCTHYTVRRLLCFPRLASLGARAGLSASRPDGKLSFSQESERERKNEHAGDCRDRESRSTPSRQRPATVPALAEEEAKARGEEWSSASKEMPLGKTRKCVLERVAAPNEWSNSPNEVRSVSSLDDARTSLDPHSFQKPFPPDTLEAGEEEKDAEGKQDEGGEQREGRVTSREKQINSCGLRIDESGSSPRRARPSLSRCCHVPGFVDFGESESSAGSSHPVEGQKQLRGRSSASYRGGRQIENGGEDAAVNDSLSRSQKRIREVEVSNRLVSSLCPSALEEELPYPFRCHHGDNLSSFLSSDLATDGFFSPECIRTPADVAFGAWLSPASTGADASAQERKETDATRRENVSVPAEERRQRACGEKSDPYLEAKRASELPPPRRVSSQVYVDPAEATGDAKKRVPWTRKYASDFEFSLDLSGNQTRTEERRLPRRKSPDLSSLENHRVFKPDTSPFFASAAASFSLSGCPAGGAHASSASSSTEFLPELHGHEVGKSQRDSIPSNRFRFLDSQDSQPHEGRQLLNAARDRRSLSFAQHRPGETESVLSHPGSTVVSGSRSTRVERPQTKKREPGKEEREVSAFSSPAFVRGRTERCESAPCCSPLARVSLDFESLERSHSFVDLQSSRSCASVSCDSFSARGDDRRRPSCLSVEDGGASLCSFSGGFSCRHREQPSLSAAWTHRENSADSERRFESKETLGEAKEGETSGAQLLSVPSGFLPSSVRFLSVETLNQRSPALSPSGASLVSALSEPAHDLSLSTHAQKTSSLSPPGTSADAYASRGDSVLSLLPECMEKPGRRSPSAQEERGSLSTVGRLETPVLYPPQTNVEVVFPTSSLRREKGAFFSGEFLPFSPAASPAPDSPAFAKETEERDEEDTSDSDFLRAVPQTRLSIFESSRKTKEGVKGNSTRSFSPSSSFSLFFPPASSSSSSSSSRSMGRQRKGVSQQLAGPTDERQGDPSCVSRVTRPGILPQSLQSIPRGMLGPAFPPSGTSLCAFSSARAPSPATCAAFEALVSRESTFSTAGIFACMLSRHQQQLDELRAEVARLQGEKERRTPRLREGEETAPALPREKKRRSQVAPAERRVRVCGAWSSGTLEEVERRPFAVARKASSPEEDEAGERDRGRERSASHGAGTDRGRRQSTFREGENRIEKEVSTQTPLSSGFATPLPSLFPGPEISQFPSRTLPARRRSSSFMQRRAREETAEAGEGGARKERQQARQTGEKRRSRRTEISGDGRGDAEEATLEGRDQKGEKRERAHKEVGRREAGGIERKTEERPNSRRVPFPPEIKRASFPSPAQVNATSMRIPNFNFRPVEESEDEDGESSQAIGASAERRTACIAAVSEEKKDGKQTVSGFPVCLPREEVSTGKAVGGSFSGISRKERNGEITLHRSATLPVKTPEWFSSPDSPLHPQELLSSRFAAFDKGGLAHASGANSKSEREEDEEENVWNEGSTVRERLRLLGAFVVDEVFSFRPLPRQKNDGNKGGQTASASQKADDAPAALGVARRDTKRDRAEEARFVCSRRSSSCGESEKRPRDCGRSLASSHPNASRKDGGSSLSKTCPSAAQQNEERRRNREWPRRRGTSEFFPRRLSGERTEFCNPRDSPPCEPLDSFVLRGSREGHLLGERRRDCEQEASSIPLSSTRREERDSLTFCRGRSARCEGSSRSGRCTQMGESRNAEKRLPSPPREALQRTSGEGLLLEGFPPLVRRLTIGEIVGAGDSRFFGTRASLAHAEPFFSSERMQRKNDGADAKQSRPEREKKKTDDGCTIPETPLRNLCRVPYRLEKVVYLGTALCLDAVLYEVTFMPIQALVLITRIVFGALGGASGRRQTERTSGAGTAKECMQSRYKVEGKTTFSADDSDARSKSATQAERNSPGEEEVGRDGKRGIREAEEETEIGREAGSGSTREKRENYEGRINCGAEEGVLSVETGKRVPRFEDGQIQTPHTRRGDLETVSDRRDASNFFTSTRRLAEIQAFLWQIGMSLLLVLQVLFGASRTFSLSLVHQVSESCRRAAFSLRHVGPSEERNLQRQMGEPAQAATSGVCTPQELRADHRRGQLRRRSDKKAGKRKGAKEGFLDEVDVHPSGRPPVPAWSYVSVSKGGPSSPGDAFRRFVSHFLRKVWSFRKLSCFSHKTAEEKKDFLPRKEVSEGEKHTLDVGGRKSRACEATSVEEKRSSSLENREITLSEGETREAGNAVKTQVHGEREERPRREREEERLRREGGELEEDRLFGVAGLLKRPGRFSLGWVFSRAQRVSRSLLRIRLSSEEKRNTAAEETLKRDTASNSDKHFQQEMKDSDKGEKRSGNSSFMRLFKPLYKDSQTLSSPTQEFRPTVSSSTSSPSSSSCSSSSSSSSSSSSSSSSSFCSSSPHASSSFGLSGVSAFPLGVSRQPPLLAPADVCALVRFSLLVASVSLFLLVDTSRVYHYIRAQPFMKLYVVFNMLELFEKMWRSLGRDIFDALMRTTVQLLSRPVQASSASTADEGEENTETAERKEETRSSVLAFPHTWKRHQRESEEGRVCRDEGGRKRKEAEGREEKRKGHRQEEEKENESAFRSREDRERELEFIIGGENKESSSEGSSAFLKCRADVRTTPENDETNGRLLKTEDGDEETERESRLCSVFRESTGQAGEEAFVEPHALLKRHTWAGDFERECWTFLAHTEVHDSPRISPKSRGETSQDAGESQAFKQTSPVHAGKATSQMAQSQLPSFSGPYHSSPSRSSRSHSAHSASHSSSRSSSASCVGRRGTLRHSAGHLDAAGFLSPRSPAVLLVASSSASVACSVEAPAQEAAGSLNIRRGREGASGEGPGERREQEKADPERRASTACSRSSRASGKLSVQTGVEWNKWMLWVAQYLLVLAYVLVHTCMHLIRVLSLNIAINSSESAMFLIVVTNNFGEIKSSVFKKFSPTTLYSIVAADVVERFQLCCDAFIVSLKLATAASPRATSLAAVCSWLCGVFLLEIAVDWVKFLYLVKFNNIQATAFDEYQHVLLADVLLSRVPQAQRHLLPDGNFKVPCRGMYAFSHIPTRRIGFMELPIVTLIIACLPVVSWTSPSTLVYALLGWLCLFVSKVLLSLMIVAFATKRRRNLRSMEQSFGGVNAL, encoded by the coding sequence ATGACTCCTGAACCGCCAGAGCTGCCGCCAAAGAGCGGCGCCACAACCGTTGTAGAAACTTCCGACAGTGACGAGCAGACATTTCGGAAAAGCAGTTCCCATGACGGGACTATGAATGCCTTCTCGCCGGGTCGGGCGTCTTGGCTTTCCGTTTCGTCCGGTGTGGCTCCGCGCGGATCGTCTGATTCAGCCGACGAAGAGCCAGTTGACTGCGCCAGCTCTGTCCGGCAGCACCaacaagaaaacgaacatGACACTTCTCCCTTACCAGCAGAACctgtcgcgcttctccccCGTGATGCTTCAGTCCAGAGCCTCTCTGTGCCCGATGTAGAAGCCGCGACCTCTGCCGCCGAGAAGGGTCTTTCGGGCGCGGGGCCCACCCCGCCGTACACGCTTTACGGTTCCTTGGCTGGTGACGTTCTGTTTCAGCGCGACGTCGGGAGTCCaggggaagacgacgcaaATTCTGTCTATTCCTACTACTCAGCTCCTGACGCGTCTTCTTGTTGGCGGCGACTTTCCCTTGACGACGAGGCCGCGGTTTCGGACAGCGACGAGGCCGTCTGTCTGCTTTCCAGAGACTCCCGCCACTGGTTCTCCACGCCGCGCACACTCCATCAAAACGGCGACTGCGGCGCAGGCAGCCCCAGGGGTATGTACACAGGGCCGTCGGCTGGCGTTGGGCGCGAGAGCCTGCCGCGTTCTCCCGAGCGTCCGCGGCGCAGCCCCAGTTCCCGCTCTGTTCGCCATGCCACCAGCTGGAACGTCTCGCTGCACACTTCAGCGGAGCGCGGTTCCAGCCAGTCTCCGGATCGTTTTCTTTCGGCAGACCCTGCCTCCTTCcattcgtctttctctccttttttaGACAGTTCGGTCCACGGCACTATGCTGCGCGACCTTCCGGAGGGAACGCAGATGGGCAGTGCCAAAGAGAGTCCGCGCCGcgcaggaggcgaggcggTTTTCGCGGCggggagcgaggagaaggcggaggaagGTCTTGGAGTTTCACCACTGCGGTACGGAAGGTTGTGGAGAGACTTcaagaagagcggagagtctgcgcgtctccgtccGGTTCCGACGCGGAGACTGGAGTGCATCGTCGAAGATCACGGAACgtcgtctctcccgtttcttgGAGAACCTGGCCGCTTGCGCCAGGACGCCAAACGAGACCAGGGCAACTCGCCCGAGCGCGGAGGTCGCTCTGGACACCTCGAAGGAGACTTCCAGGACTGGCCGTTTGTTCGTCTTGGGTCTCTAGGCCGCTCTGCAGCTTCCAGCTCTTTCCACGCGTCCAGACACTGGAACCTCGGCGACTCAGGACTGCGATACTTGCGAAGAAAAACCTTTCATGCAGGGCCTCGGAAACGACGATCTCACTcactttcgccttctctcacCCAGCGCTCGCTGCTCTCCCTGCCGTCCTCGCCAGCGGCATCtgccgctgtcgcctctccagcgAGTGAGCGCCTCGCCACAGTTCCCGCGGAGGACTCCCGGTCTTTGTCAGAGTCTCCCCCTCCCCGCGGCGAATATGGGCTTCTTCGGAGTCCAGGAAATGCCTTCCAACTCCACCTTTGCAGACGGACGCCGCCGCCACTCGGTAAAGAGGAGAGCGCTGGCCGGAGGGGATTTCCAACTCGAACAGGTTTGCCCGAAGGCATCGCCTTTGAGCTGCCGAGCTCGCTGGCACCTGCGTCAGCCCTTGCAGTCGCCGCGTCGTGTCTGTCGAGCGCTTCTTCGGGAACGCCTGGTTCTCTccacacagaaacagagaggttGGACGAGAGGGGAACGGCTTTAACTgagcgagaaaagggaagaaatgGAACAGTCGAGAAACAAAATGGTACCTCATCTCCTGACGCTTTTTCGCGAGTGTCTGCCGGAACTCTGGACTTGCAAGGTGTTTCCGATAGCGGTGTGTCTCGGCCTTCGGGGAAAGAAGTCGCAGAGTCGCTAGAGGGTGGCGCCTCATCGCACTCAGAGTTTTACAAAGCTTTTCTGCAGCGGTCAGCTTCCACCTCCACATCGCAGACTTCTTGTGACAGCGCCTTCCGATCCTTTCGGACCAGCTCGGGTGTGTGTACACACTACACGGTCAGGCGATTGctctgcttccctcgcttGGCGTCTCTGGGAGCCCGGGCAGGTCTTTCTGCCTCGAGGCCGGACGGAAAGTTGTCTTTTTCGCAAGAAAgtgaacgagagaggaaaaacgaacacGCAGGTGATTGTCGGGACAGGGAAAGTCGTTCGACGCCCAGTCGACAACGTCCAGCAACGGTCCCTGCTctcgcggaagaagaggcgaaggcaagAGGCGAGGAATGGTCATCTGCTTCGAAGGAAATGCCTCTTGGTAAAACTCGAAAATGTGTCTTGGAACGCGTAGCCGCCCCTAATGAGTGGAGCAACTCTCCTAACGAGGTCAGAAGCGTTTCCTCACTTGACGACGCGCGCACCTCTCTGGACCCTCACTCATTTCAGAAACCTTTTCCCCCAGACACACTCGAagcaggtgaagaagaaaaggatgcAGAAGGCAAGCAAGATGAAGGCGGGGAgcaacgagaaggaagagtgaccagtcgagagaagcagatcAATTCTTGCGGTCTCCGCATCGATGAATCTGGAAGTTCTCCCAGGAGGGCGAGaccgtctctttctcgttgtTGTCATGTTCCAGGATTTGTCGACTTTGGAGAAAGTGAATCGTCGGCTGGTTCTTCTCATCCAGTCGAAGgtcagaagcagctgcgAGGACGAAGTTCCGCATCGTATAGAGGGGGGCGTCAGATTGAGAatggcggagaagacgcagctgTCAATGACAGTTTGTCTCGGTCCCAGAAGAGGATTCGAGAGGTGGAGGTTTCGAATCGActcgtctcttcgctgtGTCCCTCTGCTCTCGAGGAAGAGTTGCCTTATCCGTTTCGCTGCCACCACGGCGATaacctctcttcttttctctcctccgatCTCGCCACAGAcggcttcttttctcctgaGTGTATCCGCACCCCTGCAGATGTCGCCTTCGGGGCCTggctgtctcctgcctcgACAGGTGCAGACGCGTCAgctcaagagagaaaggagacagacgcgacgagaagggagaacgtCAGTGTaccagcagaagaaagaagacagagagcctgtggggagaagagcgatCCTTACTTGGAGGCTAAACGCGCCTCCGAACTTCCGCCGCCGCGCCGCGTGTCTAGTCAGGTGTACGTAGACCCGGCAGAGGCCACTGGAGATGCGAAAAAAAGGGTGCCTTGGACCCGCAAGTATGCTTCGGACTTTGAGTTTTCTCTGGATTTGTCGGGAAACCAAACGCggacggaagagaggagattgccaagaagaaaatcgccagacctttcttctctggaaaACCACCGAGTTTTCAAGCCTGACACATCTccgttcttcgcttctgctgcGGCGTCATTTTCACTCTCGGGGTGCCCTGCGGGAGGCGCGCATGCTTCGTCAGCGAGTTCTTCTACCGAGTTTCTGCCCGAGCTTCATGGCCACGAGGTCGGGAAGTCTCAACGAGATTCTATTCCAAGTAATCGATTCAGGTTCCTGGATTCGCAGGATTCACAGCCGCACGAGGGCCGCCAACTGCTTAACGCTGCACGCGACCgccgttctctttcctttgctCAGCATCGacctggagagacagaatcTGTTCTGTCTCACCCTGGATCGACAGTGGTATCAGGTTCGAGGTCGACGAGGGTGGAGAGGCCtcagacaaagaaaagagaaccggggaaagaagagagagaagtatctgctttctcttctcccgccttcgtGCGAGGGCGGACAGAACGGTGTGAGAGCGCGCCCTGCTGCTCGCCGCTTGCGCGTGTCTCCCTGGATTTCGAGAGCCTTGAGAGATCGCACTCTTTTGTTGACCTCCAGAGTTCGCGGTCttgcgcctctgtctcctgtgaTTCTTTCTCTGCCCGCGGAGACGACCGTAGGCGACCCTCGTGTTTGTCTGTAGAAGACGGTGGCGCCAGTTTGTGCTCTTTCTCCGGTGGCTTCTCCTGTCGTCACCGCGAACAACCTTCGCTCTCGGCTGCATGGACGCATCGTGAAAACAGTGCGGATTCAGAGCGCCGCTTCGAGTCAAAGGAGACTCTCGGCGAAgcaaaggaaggcgagacgtcTGGCGCGCAACTCCTCAGCGTCCCTTCCGgttttttgccttcttctgtgcgCTTCTTGTCTGTCGAGACACTCAACCAGAGGAGCCCGGCGTTGTCGCCCTCGGGAGCCAGTTTGGTGTCAGCGCTCTCTGAGCCTGCCCAcgatctgtctctctcgacgcatgcgcagaaaacgtcttctctctctcctccaggcACTTCGGCCGATGCGTATGCGagtcgcggagacagcgtaTTGTCTCTTCTACCGGAGTGTATGGAGAAACCTGGCAGGCGAAGTCCATCAGcccaggaagagagagggtcTCTTTCAACTGTGGGGCGTTTGGAGACGCCTGTCCTCTATCCGCCTCAGACGAACGTCGAGGTGGTTTTTCcgacctcttctctgcgtcgcgagaaaggagcgtttttctctggagagttCCTACCGTTCTCGCCTGCGGCTTCGCCAGCTCCTGACTCGCCTGCGTttgcgaaagagacagaggagagagacgaagaagacacatcTGATTCGGACTTCTTGCGTGCAGTCCCCCAAACGAGACTCTCCATTTTTGAGAGCTCGAGAAAAACCAAAGAGGGAGTGAAGGGAAACTCGACgaggtctttctctccttcttcgtctttttctctgttttttcctcctgcgtcttcttcgtcttcttcgtcttcttctcgttccaTGGGTCGTCAGAGAAAGGGCGTTTCGCAGCAGCTGGCTGGAccgacagacgagagacaaggagatccttcgtgtgtgtctcgtgTGACACGCCCGGGGATTTTGCCGCAGTCTCTCCAGAGTATCCCCAGAGGGATGCTGGGACCTGCTTTTCCCCCAAGTGGAACTTCTCTTTGCGCTTTCTCGAGTGCCAGAGCCCCTTCGCCTGCAACGTGTGCGGCGTTTGAAGCACTCGTCTCTCGGGAGTCCACCTTCTCGACAGCTGGCATCTTCGCGTGTAtgctgtcgagacaccaGCAGCAGCTGGATGAGCTGCGAGCAGAGGTAGCGCGACTGcaaggggagaaggagagaagaacaccgCGActcagagagggagaggaaactgcgcctgctcttcctcgggagaagaaaaggcgttCACAAGTCGCACCTGCTGAGAGAAGAGTACGTGTCTGTGGCGCGTGGAGTTCGGGGACTTTGGAGGAGGTAGAGAGGAGACCCTTTGCGGTtgcgagaaaggcgagttCTCctgaagaggacgaagcaggagagagagacagaggtcgcgagagaagcgcgagtcACGGCGCGGGGACCgacagagggaggagacagtcgacTTTTCGAGAAGGTGAAAACAGGATCGAAAAAGAGGTGAGTACACAGACGCCTTTGTCTTCGGGCTTCGCCactcctcttccttccctcttcccTGGTCCGGAAATTTCACAGTTTCCCTCCAGAACGCTTCCGGCAAGGCGTCGTTCGTCGTCGTTCATGCAGAGGCGTgctcgagaagagacagcagaggcaggagagggaggagcgagaaaggagagacagcaggcaagacagacaggagagaagcgtcgAAGTCGACGAACTGAGATATCTGGCGATggaagaggcgacgcagaagaagcgacactggagggaagagaccagaagggagagaagagagagagagcacatAAAGAAgtagggaggagagaggcaggaggaatagagaggaagacagaagaacgaccTAACAGTCGTCGCGTGCCATTTCCTCCTGAGATAAAAAGGGCGTCTTTTCCGTCTCCCGCTCAAGTGAACGCCACAAGCATGAGGATACCGAATTTCAACTTCAGGCCTGttgaggagagcgaagacgaagatggagagagtTCGCAGGCAATCGGAGCTTCTGCGGAGAGGCGCACTGCGTGCATTGCCGCAgtcagcgaggagaaaaaggatgGAAAGCAGACTGTGAGCGGTTTCCCTGTTTGCTTACCAAGGGAGGAAGTCTCGACAGGAAAGGCTGTGGGAGGCAGTTTCTCTGGAAtttcgaggaaggaaaggaatgGGGAGATCACTCTTCACCGAAGTGCCACGTTGCCTGTCAAGACACCCGAAtggttctcttctccagactCGCCGCTGCATCCCCAGGAGCTCTTGTCTTCGCGTTTTGCGGCCTTCGACAAAGGAGGCTTGGCGCATGCGTCGGGCGCAAActcgaaaagcgagagagaagaagacgaggaggaaaacgTATGGAACGAAGGCAGCACAGTTCGGGAgcggctgcgtctcctgggggccttcgtcgtcgatgaagtcttctcctttcgcccGCTTCCTCGGCAGAAGAACGATGGCAACAAAGGGGGGCAAAcggcttctgcttcgcagAAAGCAGACGACGCGCCTGCTGCATTGGGGGTTGCGAGACGAGACACCAAGCGCGATCGGGCAGAGGAGGCGCGTTTCGTTTGTTCGCGGAGGTCGTCCAGTTGCGGCGAGTCTGAGAAGAGACCGCGAGACTGTGGGCGTTCCCTCGCGAGTTCACATCCCAACGCTTCGAGAAAAGACGGGGGTTCTTCCCTCTCAAAGACCTGCCCTTCAGCGGCTCAacaaaacgaggagagaagaagaaaccgagaatGGCCTCGTCGGCGCGGCACCTCAGAGTTCTTCCCCAGAAGACTCTccggagaaagaacagagtTCTGCAATCCTCGCGATTCTCCTCCTTGTGAGCCGCTCGACTCTTTTGTCCTCAGAGGCTCGCGGGAAGGCCATCTGctaggagagagacgcagggacTGCGAACAGGAGGCGAGTTCGATTCCTCTCAGCTCAActcgcagagaggaaagagactcGCTAACCTTTTGCAGGGGTCGCTCGGCGCGATGTGAAGGCTCAAGCAGATCAGGGCGCTGCACGCAGAtgggagagagcagaaacgcagaaaagagactTCCGTCTCCGCCGCGAGAAGCGCTTCAGAGAACGAGTGGAGAAGGACTCTTGCTTGAAGGATTTCCGCCACTGGTGCGGCGTCTGACGATCGGGGAGATAGTCGGCGCTGGCgactcgcgcttcttcggaACCCGAGCCtctctcgcgcatgcagaaccgtttttttcttcggaacgcatgcaacgcaaGAACGACGGCGCGGACGCGAAGCAGAGCCGCCcggagcgcgagaagaagaagactgacGACGGCTGCACGATCCCAGAAACGCCTTTGCGAAATCTTTGTCGTGTGCCCTACAGATTGGAAAAGGTCGTTTACCTGGGAACTGCTCTTTGCCTAGACGCGGTCTTGTATGAAGTAACGTTCATGCCGATTCAAGCTCTCGTGCTCATCACGCGGATCGTGTTCGGGGCTCTCGGGGGGGCTTCTGGAAGGAGGCAAACGGAGAGAACATCGGGCGCGGGAACAGCAAaggaatgcatgcagtcaaGGTATAAagtggaaggaaaaacgactttCTCCGCAGACGACTCCGACGCGAGAAGCAAGTCTGCGACGCaagcggagagaaacagtccgggagaagaagaggtggGAAGAGATGGAAAAAGGGGGatcagagaggcagaagaggagacagagattGGAAGAGAAGCCGGAAGCGGCAGtacacgagagaaaagagagaactaTGAAGGACGGATAAACTGCGGAGCTGAAGAGGGCGTTCTTTctgtggagacaggaaagcgaGTGCCGAGATTCGAAGATGGGCAAATACAGACACCCCACACGCGGAGAGGAGATTTGGAGACAGTCAGtgacaggagagacgcgtcCAACTTCTTCACCTCCACGAGAAGACTCGCAGAAATCCAGGCGTTCCTGTGGCAGATCGGTATGTCCCTTCTCTTAGTTCTGCAAGTTCTCTTTGGAGCCTCGAggacgttttctctctcgttggTCCACCAAGTGTCTGAAAGCTGCAGACGCGCGGCATTTTCCCTGCGTCATGTCGGACccagcgaagagcgaaatCTGCAAAGACAAATGGGTGAGCCTGCACAGGCAGCCActtcaggtgtctgtacaccccaggAGCTGCGAGCGGACCATCGCAGAGGGCAGCTGCGTCGGCGAAGCGACAAGAAAGctgggaagaggaagggtgCGAAGGAAGGCTTTCTCGACGaggtggatgtacacccgagcGGGAGGCCTCCGGTCCCGGCTTGGAGTTACGTCAGCGTCTCCAAAGGCGGACCGAGTTCGCCTGGAGACGCGTTTcgtcgtttcgtctctcactTTCTGCGAAAGGTGTGGTCTTTTCGCAAgctctcttgtttttcgcaCAAAacggcagaggagaagaaggacttTTTGCCGAGAAAGGAAGTCTCTGAAGGCGAAAAGCACACACTTGATGTTGGTGGAAGAAAGTCGAGGGCGTGCGAGGCTACGAgcgtcgaggagaagaggagttCTTCGCTGGAGAACCGAGAGATCACCCTCTCTGAAGGAGAGACTCGGGAAGCTGGGAACGCAGTTAAAACGCAAGTCCACggtgaaagagaggagagacctaggcgagagcgagaagaagagagactgagaagagaggggggagaacTGGAGGAGGATAGGCTTTTCGGCGTTGCCGGACTGCTAAAGCGCCCaggtcgtttctctctgggaTGGGTCTTTTCGCGTGCACAAagagtctctcgctctttgctGCGGattcgcctctcttcagaagaaaagagaaacactgcagccgaggagacgctgaagagagacactgccTCAAATTCAGACAAGCATTTTCAACAGGAGATGAAAGACAgcgacaaaggagagaaacgttcTGGGAATTCATCTTTCATGCGACTCTTCAAACCCTTGTACAAAGACTCTCAAACTCTTTCATCACCTACACAGGAGTTCAGGCccactgtttcttcttctacctcttctccgtcttcttcttcctgctcttcatcttcttcatcttcttcatcttcgtcttcttcttcctcttcttctttctgctcttcttctccgcatgcttcctcgtctttcggCCTCTCGGgtgtgtctgcgtttcctctgggTGTTTCTCGCCAACCGCCGCTGCTGGCGCCTGCAGACGTATGCGCATTggtgcgtttttctttgttaGTGgcgagcgtctctctctttctgctggtCGATACGTCTCGGGTGTACCACTACATTCGCGCCCAGCCATTCATGAAGCTATACGTCGTTTTCAACATGCTCGAGCTCTTTGAGAAGATGTGGAGATCTCTCGGCAGAGACATATTCGATGCCTTGATGCGGACGACGGTTCAGCTCCTCTCCAGGCCTGTGCAGGCGTCCTCCGCTTCGACTGCagatgaaggcgaggagaacacagagaccgccgagagaaaagaggagacgaggtcGTCCGTGCTTGCGTTTCCCCACACCTGGAAACGCCATCAAAGAGAGTCTGAAGAAGGCCGCGTATGTCGAGACGAAGGGGGgcgaaagcgaaaagaagcggaaggacgagaagagaagaggaaaggacacaggcaggaagaagagaaagagaacgagtcTGCTTTtcgcagcagagaggacagagaaagagaactcgAGTTCATCatcggaggagagaacaaggagagcagTTCTGAAGGTTCCTCGGCGTTTCTCAAGTGTCGCGCAGATGTGCGTACGACGCCAGAGAACGACGAGACAAACGGACGACTGTTGAAGAcggaggacggagacgaggaaacggaacGCGAGTCCAGATTGTGTTCTGTGTTTCGTGAATCGACGGGGCAGGCCGGAGAGGAAGCTTTTGTAGAGCCTCATGCACTTCTCAAACGACACACTTGGGCAGGAGACTTTGAGCGAGAGTGCTGGACGTTTCTGGCGCATACAGAAGTCCACGATTCCCCGAGAATCTCTCCGAAGAGCAGGGGAGAGACCTCTCAAGATGCCGGGGAATCTCAGGCATTCAAGCAGACTtctcctgtgcatgcaggcaaaGCGACCTCACAAATGGCTCAAAGTCAACTTCCGTCCTTTTCCGGTCCTTAtcattcttctccttctcgttcttctcgatcTCATTCGGCCCATTCGGCttctcattcttcttctcgttcttcgtctgcatcttgcgtgggaaggagaggaacgcTGCGGCACTCTGCAGGTCATTTGGACGCGGCaggtttcctttctcctcgctctccggcggtgctcctcgtcgcttcttcttctgcctctgtcgcgtGCAGTGTGGAGGCGCCAGCCCAAGAAGCCGCCGGCTCTCTGAATATAAGGCGAGGGAGGGAAGGCGCGTCGGGAGAAGGACCTGGTGAGCGgcgagagcaggagaaggcggatccggagagaagagcgagcaCCGCTTGTTCACGGTCGTCGCGAGCGTCCGGGAAACTCTCGGTGCAGACAGGAGTGGAGTGGAACAAGTGGATGTTGTGGGTTGCGCAGTACCTCCTCGTTCTTGCCTACGTCCTCGttcacacatgcatgcatttgatTCGCGTGCTCAGTCTCAATATTGCGATCAACTCGTCCGAG